The following are encoded together in the Strongyloides ratti genome assembly S_ratti_ED321, chromosome : 2 genome:
- a CDS encoding Innexin family-containing protein → MDVFVSIVYKLMEEKYEDDFVDRMHYKYTPLIILLLGSVNIAKVYLGEAINCFQKAEFRPSWVQYSYSYCLIENTYFLRTNESIPLEHETRRERQIAYYQWVPYILILQALIFYLPQLIWRSSNWFTGLHIGNFVQTFLKDRFGERIDENAKKVAKAIDGVTDIRHKYFGIIDVNRYITILYFTMKIFNMIIVLINMFIYGQFIGEHLFGLSVIKHSGEWRNSGLFPRVTVCDFTINRIGQETNYTVECVLPLNMLNEKIFVLLWYWMLILLVANFINIINWIWGLSNRDKFYRTLQNFSDNKRKYQIYFSQLNKSDILLNGSDEFLHSEAERVITTTYNNWDLYVGFRLIKANLNIYTTSKIFDYWCDQQKPYEEQIENDRFYNYKK, encoded by the exons ATGGATGTATTTGTGAGTATTGTTTATAAGCTTATGGAAGAAAAATATGAGGATGATTTTGTGGATCGAATgcattataaatatactcCTTTAATTATTCTCTTATTGGGTTCTGTAAATATAGCTAAAGTTTACCTTGGAGAAGCTATTAATTGTTTTCAAAAAGCTGAATTTAGACCAAGTTGGGTACAATATTCATATTCTTATTGTTTAA ttGAAAATACATATTTTCTTCGTACAAATGAATCTATTCCATTAGAACATGAAACTAGAAGAGAAAGACAGATAGCATATTATCAATGGGTaccatatattttaatacttcaagcattaattttttatcttcctCAATTAATATGGAGATCATCAAATTGGTTTACTGGTCTTCATATAGGAAATTTTGttcaaacatttttaaaagatagaTTTGGAGAGAGAATCGATGAAAATGCAAAAAAAGTAGCTAAAGCAATTGATGGTGTAACAGATATTagacataaatattttggtaTTATTGATGTTAATAGatatataactattttatattttactatgaaaatatttaatatgattattgttcttataaatatgtttatttatgGACAATTTATTGGTGAACATTTATTTGGTCTTAGTGTTATTAAACATTCTGGTGAATGGAGAAATTCAGGATTATTTCCTCGTGTTACTGTATGTgattttacaattaatagAATTGGACAAGAAACTAATTATACAGTAGAATGTGTATTACcattaaatatgttaaatgaaaaaatatttgttttattatggTATTGgatgttaatattattagtagcaaactttattaatattattaattggaTTTGGGGTCTTTCAAATagagataaattttatagaacattacaaaattttagtgataataaaagaaaatatcaaatatatttttcacaACTTAATAAAagtgatattttattaaatggaAGTGATGAATTTTTACATAGTGAAGCTGAAAGAGTTATAACTACAACATATAATAATTGGGATCTTTATGTAGGATTTAGATTAATTAAGGCAaatcttaatatatatacaacatcaaaaatatttgactATTGGTGTGATCAACAAAAACCATATGAAGAACAGATAGAAAATGATcgattttataattataaaaaataa
- a CDS encoding Innexin family-containing protein — MNHQLGSQLGLLINKTKNSGHDDDAVDRINYAKTAFILAGFALFVMAIQNIGDPITCWVPAEYPETWNRYIRQYCFVENTYYANISSLPNDVEERENNEIIYYQWIPYILAGQAFLAYLPKLIFMMAYSFSETNISDLIQICFKESKAGKKTEIEKTNNLIVRKLYQLPEQKSQSMIKSTMYLTTTYLGQKVIAIIFLFCQLLILNFFIQSSDIFWGFKITYTLLSGYDWRVTKFFPRVTFCDLETRDLGQSRKHTLQCILPYNMFIEKIYIFLWIFFFFMIIISILNLFYWLYRIFNRESKYVMVKSALKIQDDPKLRSATKEDINCFINKTLLYDGATVLRLVESNSGYVNMVDLCSKLYESRDYCSKSE, encoded by the exons ATGAATCATCAATTAGGTAGCCAATTAGGTTTGTTAATCAACAAAACTAAAAATAGTGGTCATGATGATGATGCTGTAGATAGAATAAATTATGCTAAAACAGCTTTTATATTAGCTGGATTTGCATTATTTGTTATGGCTATACAAAATATTGGTGATCCTATTACTTGTTGGGTACCAGCAGAATATCCA gAAACATGGAATAGATATATACGTCAATATTGCTTTGTTGAAAATACTTATTATGCCAATATTTCAAGTTTACCAAATGATGTTGAAGAAAgagaaaataatgaaataatttattatcaatggATTCCATATATATTAGCAGGTCAAGCATTTTTAGCATACTTACCAAAATTAATCTTTATGATGGCATATTCATTTTCAGAAACAAATATTTCTGATCTAATtcaaatatgttttaaagaAAGTAAAGCAGGAAAAAAAACTGAAATAGAAAAGACAAATAATTTGATAGTTCGTAAACTTTATCAGTTACCAGAACAAAAAAGTCAATCTATGATTAAAAGTACTATGTATTTAACAACAACATATCTTGGTCAAAAAGTAATagcaataatatttttattttgtcaattgttaattttaaatttctttattcaATCAAGTGATATTTTTTGGggatttaaaattacttataCACTTTTATCTGGTTATGATTGGAGagttacaaaattttttcctCGTGTAACTTTTTGTGATTTAGAGACAAGAGATTTAGGACAAAGTAGAAAACATACACTTCAATGTATTTTACCttataatatgtttatagaaaaaatttatatatttttatggatatttttctttttcatgattattatatcaattttaaatttattctacTGGTTatatagaatttttaatagagAAAGTAAATATGTAATGGTTAAAAGTGCATTAAAA attcaAGATGATCCGAAATTAAGATCAGCAACTAAAGAAGacattaattgttttataaacaaaacaTTGTTATATGATGGTGCTACAGTACTACGTTTAGTTGAATCAAATTCAGGATATGTAAATATGGTAGATTTATGTTCCAAGTTATATGAATCGAGAGATTACTGTAGTAAAagtgaataa
- a CDS encoding Protein kinase domain and Serine/threonine-/dual specificity protein kinase, catalytic domain and Protein kinase-like domain-containing protein, with the protein MSSIENSPNPSSSTTTKSGGQTLADRYKVTKKVGDGTFGEVSLAKKLDTGDIVAIKRMKKKFYSWDEAMALREVKSLKKLSHPNIIKLKEVLRENDTLYFVFEFMQENLYELMKDRDRFFPENVIRNIIYQVLQGLSYMHKNGFFHRDMKPENIMCNGTELVKIADFGLAREIRSRPPFTDYVSTRWYRAPEILLRSTNYNSPIDIWAVGCIMCELYMLRPLFPGTSELDQLFKIISIMGTPTKDDWVEGYQLAANMNFKFQQCNPTPLDSIVTNISQDGLKLMSASLLWNPEKRPSAAASLKYKYFQVAQKLGAPVFSQPNTGNRKASSFSSQSDSKLITSINKKSSALDKILDEDSDQKLKYKEGTEREFNRNLPLNKTSLFEEETEKEDKEGKKVKKNSAINKKIPAKELYMAKSRYAPGINKNENTLSFNSTLRNKSLLNGNLNNSLGQKSSVQARFEYAYGYVPMFACKNKNVNNKSNTEVSGTESSEFNGRVDWAAKYGRNI; encoded by the exons ATGAGTTCTATTGAGAATTCTCCTAATCCTTCTTCatcaacaacaacaaaaagTGGAGGTCAGACACTTGCTGATAGGTATAAAGTTACAAAAAAAGTTGGTGATGGAACTTTTGGTGAAGTTAGTTTGgcaaaaaaattagatacCGGTGATATTGTTGCTATTAAaagaatgaaaaaaaaattttattcatggGATGAGGCAATGGCATTGAGGGAggttaaaagtttaaaaaaattaagtcatccaaatataataaaattaaaagaagttTTAAGAGAAAATGatactttatattttgtatttgAATTTATgcaagaaaatttatatgaacTTATGAAAGATAG agATAGATTTTTCCCAGAAAAtgttattagaaatattatttatcaagTTCTACAGGGATTATCATATATGCATAAAAAtg gaTTTTTTCATAGAGATATGAAACCAGAAAATATTATGTGTAATGGAACAGAATTGGTAAAAATTGCAGATTTTGGTTTAGCAAGAGAAATAAGATCTCGACCTCCTTTTACAGATTATGTCTCTACCAGATGGTATAGAGCTccagaaattttattacgATCCACAAATTATAATTCTCCTATTGATATTTGGGCTGTTGGTTGTATTATGTGTGAATTATATATGTTAAGACCACTTTTTCCGGGTACCTCTGAATTGGaccaattatttaaaattattagtattATGGGAACTCCAACAAAA gATGATTGGGTGGAGGGATACCAATTGGCTGCTAAtatgaattttaaatttcaacAATGTAATCCAACACCATTAGATTCTATAGTAACAAATATTAGTCAAGAtggtttaaaattaatgtctGCCTCATTATTGTGGAATCCTGAAAAACGTCCCAGTGCAGCAGCT tcattaaaatataaatattttcaagtTGCACAAAAGCTTGGAGCACCAGTCTTTAGTCAACCAAATACGGGTAATAGGAAAGCTTCATCATTTTCATCACAATCAgattcaaaattaattacatcaattaataaaaaaagtagtgctttagataaaatattagatgAAGATAGtgatcaaaaattaaagtataaaGAAGGAACAGAAAGAGAATTTAATCGAAATTTaccattaaataaaacatcaTTATTTGAAGAAGAAACagaaaaagaagataaagagggaaaaaaagttaaaaaaaattcagcaataaataaaaaaattccagcaaaagaattatatatGGCAAAAAGTCGTTATGCTCCAgggattaataaaaatgaaaatacattatcatttaattcaacattaagaaataaatcattattaaatggaaatttaaataattcattagGACAAAAATCTTCTGTTCAGGCACGTTTTGAATATGCTTATGGATATGTACCAATGTTTgcatgtaaaaataaaaatgttaataataaaagtaatactGAAGTTAGTGGAACAGAAAGTAGTGAATTTAATGGTAGAGTTGATTGGGCTGCTAAGTACggaagaaatatataa
- a CDS encoding MADF domain-containing protein, with protein sequence MYKQNEKKKKNSPHDITSHDRHAAPLLRTCPSRSFIKPPESKNQSGDSLSQTRLHSEDQFTNTLEGNEMNCQDVKPNIHSISNGNSEDRHNERTSNGVTITDEIRFSIIEAIQLRPCIWDNSSKEARSHLSRKDNFMEVAQHLNSLGHPLSTLDVEKQWKNLKDTYNKVKKKLILDQHGNMVPPKWRFFSAMLFLDQADNYQTTQQQQMNNIMLTTPTDSRKRRHNMESPSLSLQKMSKTDMLGQLPCSEIDMQPMSHEDLSVPSSSTTPQTIRCTIPIATNLYKTHGTDNSTTTTATPRGGYTNHHQSLHHSQFFASNAVLDDEYSSFCRSLVFSLREIGSTNRLQYLKVQKAIRDTIHEAQVQCIMSGGQQCNNKMSSNPNNQGYK encoded by the exons atgtataaacaaaatgaaaaaaaaaagaagaattcTCCACACGACATCACCTCACATGACCGCCACGCCGCGCCGTTATTAAGAACTTG TCCGTCCCGTTCATTCATAAAACCACCAGAAAGTAAAA ATCAGTCCGGCGATAGTTTGTCGCAGACTAGGCTTCACTCTGAAGATCAGTTTACAAACACGCTGGAGGGAAATGAAATGAATTGTCAAGATGTGAAGCCTAACATTCATAGTATTTCCAACGGCAATAGTGAAGATAGGCATAATGAAAGGACAAGCAATGGCGTTACTATCACCGATGAAATTAGATTTAGTATTATTGAAGCAATACAGTTGAGGCCTTGTATTTGGGACAACTCATCAAAAGAAGCACGAAGTCATTTATCGagaaaagataattttatggAAGTTGCACAACATTTAAATAGTTTGGGACATCCATTATCAACATTAGATGTAGAAAAACAatggaaaaatttaaaa gATACATATAATAAAGTGAAAAAGAAACTAATACTCGATCAACATGGAAATATGGTACCGCCAAAATGGCGATTTTTTTCTGCaatgttatttttagatCAAGCCGATAATTATCAAACAACCCAGCAACAAcaaatgaataatataatgttaacAACTCCAACAGATAGTCGAAAACGGCGACATAATATGGAATCACCATCTTTATCACTACAAAAAATGTCAAAAACTGATATGTTAGGGCAATTACCTTGCTCAGAGATTGATATGCAACCAATGTCTCATGAAGATCTCAGTGTTCCGTCTAGTTCTACTACACCTCAGACGATTAGATGTACAATTCCTATAGCAACAAATCTCTATAAAACTCATGGCACAGATAATTCAACTACAACAACTGCAACTCCAAGAGGAGGATATACAAATCACCATCAATCTCTTCATCATTCACAATTTTTTGCTAGTAATGCTGTATTAGATGATGAATATTCATCTTTTTGTCGAAGTTTAGTATTTTCCCTAAGAGAAATAGGAAGTACCAATAGATTACAATATCTAAAAGTTCAAAAAGCAATTAGAGATACAATTCATGAGGCTCAGGTTCAATGTATAATGTCTGGTGGACAACAATGTAACAATAAGATGTCTTCGAATCCAAACAACCAGGGATATAAGTAA
- a CDS encoding UPF0183 protein C16orf70 has protein sequence MTISFEVIPECGLRNDSVEFILGTPINQMISALQNVPRIVKNIQLIYCPKEPFSKDICINLKDDGIRLIFDSKQQVLKIIEVYAPSKLTLQFGQTIFSTPDQPADIQKVQECFGATHPGEYDDLQKLFLLNWRGTSFAFPAKDSSAVQSTYAHGLGSLHFSNSSIPQLERLTIFYGSTLSEAKIPPQPTYTLCGTNKLNKIDVIQEDGKIKGLKINFSCEWSNDGGYRKSENAIKTYEKVILFDCKENQVISDLGAPSRIFYKSDEKMLIQKGVFKETAKNDEEKADYFFNYFTMGLVS, from the coding sequence atgacaaTATCATTTGAAGTTATACCTGAATGTGGATTAAGAAATGATAGTGTTGAATTTATTTTGGGGACTCCAATTAATCAAATGATATCTGCATTACAGAATGTTCCTagaatagttaaaaatatccAACTTATCTATTGTCCAAAAGAACCATTTTCTAAagatatatgtataaatttaaaagatgatGGTATCAGATTAATATTTGATAGTAAACAacaagtattaaaaattattgaagtTTATGCACCTTCAAAATTAACTCTACAATTTGGGcaaacaattttttcaacACCTGATCAACCAGCTGACATTCAAAAAGTACAAGAATGTTTTGGAGCTACACATCCTGGAGAGTATGatgatttacaaaaattattcctTTTAAATTGGCGTGGTACATCATTTGCCTTTCCGGCTAAGGATTCATCTGCCGTCCAAAGTACCTATGCTCATGGTTTGGGATCATTACATTTTTCAAATTCTTCTATTCCTCAATTAGAAAGATTGACAATATTTTATGGTTCTACATTATCAGAAGCAAAAATACCTCCACAACCAACATATACTTTATGTggaacaaataaattaaataaaattgatgtTATTCAGGAGGATGGAAAAATAAAaggtttaaaaataaatttttcctGTGAATGGTCTAATGATGGTGGATATCGAAAAAGTGAAAATGCTATAAAAACATatgaaaaagtaatattatttgattgCAAAGAGAATCAAGTTATATCTGATTTAGGAGCACCTtcaagaatattttataaatctgatgaaaaaatgttaattcaAAAAGGAGTTTTTAAGGAGACAGCAAAAAATGATGAGGAAAAAGCcgattattttttcaattattttactatGGGTTTggtaagttaa
- a CDS encoding Vacuolar protein sorting-associated protein 51 homolog, protein MADNNPLNISSPNFDVDAYMSELSKRKTLDELISLDEQMIFSVRKLDGEMQQLVYENYNKFLTAVGTVKEMKKEFSTIDDQMCSLSNSIKNISTSTKHLCNVFGRHREIVKKLTDQNKTIKSLQCIFTLPDVLRKLIDNKDYKNAVLKYLTVKEKLDNFKDHQSIKKIYDESMERINELIELLQLKLLKRITSEEEFTEIVQLLERLGVNTELLSNDVLKVYKEGLNNELNNLETQVNSNSVYFDVLEFVDNGVCSFLNNLSTIKILFSKHFKINEGNVLEFADEAMTKISEIILKKFLSEKETSDSVILVRAMDRVYRKVCHLTNEPTNFNYVPLINGVIEEVLKYQIVLNYQNLVDSMSKSLLEMRNDLSYLNNFSDFSNILTHWEENFLMIIKNTLANLSLFTSSDVTFSNIKDHGSSFKFIQTFPIQIRDGILLPFISELCSIVDNYISGKDPKTSNVSPIFYILLAKFLQNFREKHLNYLLNLSYDTFRFEECQKCSLVEVSNIENMIALKAESILHKFVSYHGFNLSLLFVKSIESKDWTSCPESRGESRSVVKRVMEQFLDLNNQVKYFVEDNDDKVISDNLKNISISKKHLDGKYDTTSSYTNSVVDKLFAEKIDFLVPLEFKKSSIMTGVVNIFLKSTMEAVRLETFSKNGYSQMQVDCQNLKSFFIKFVNNPTTLDSYFDEILSAVISRLMLTPSKTTSTNPFD, encoded by the exons atggcaGACAATAATCCTTTAAATATAAGTTCACCTAATTTTGATGTTGATGCTTATATGTCTGAATTAAGCAAAAGAAAAACATTGGATGAATTAATTTCACTTGATGAACAAATGATATTTtct gtTCGTAAACTTGATGGTGAAATGCAACAACTTgtttatgaaaattataataaatttttaacagcTGTTGGAACAGTTaaagaaatgaaaaaagaattttcaaCGATAGATGATCAAATGTGTAGTTTATctaattcaataaaaaatatttcaactTCAACAAAACATTTGTGTAATGTTTTTGGTAGGCATAGagaaattgtaaaaaaattgactGATCAAAATAAGACGATAAAATCTTTACAATGTATCTTTACATTACCAGAtgttttaagaaaattaattgataataaagattataaaaatgctgttttaaaatatttaactgtaaaagaaaaattggataattttaaagatcatcaaagtataaaaaaaatatatgatgaAAGTATGGAGAGAATTAATGAATTAATAGAATTACtccaattaaaattattaaaaagaattacaAGTGAAGAAGAGTTTACAGAAATTGTTCAGTTACTGGAACGATTAGGTGTTAATACAGAGTTACTTAGTAATGAtgtattaaaagtttataaagaAGGTTTgaataatgaattaaataaCCTCGAAACACAAGTTAATTCAAATTCCGTTTATTTTGATGTTCTTGAATTTGTTGACAATGGTGTATGTtcttttctaaataatttatcaacaataaaaatattattttcaaaacattttaaaattaatgaaggTAATGTTTTAGAATTTGCAGATGAAGCAATGACAAAAATTtctgaaataattttaaagaaatttttatctgAAAAAGAAACTAGTGATTCTGTTATTCTTGTAAGAGCTATGGATAGAGTTTATAGAAAAGTTTGTCACTTAACTAATGAAccaacaaattttaattatgttCCATTAATTAATGGTGTTATAGaagaagttttaaaatatcaaatagtattaaattatcaaaatcttGTTGATTCAATGTCTAAATCATTACTTGAAATGAGAAATGATTTATCAtatctaaataatttttctgatttttctaatattttaacacaTTGGgaagaaaactttttaatgattataaaGAATACTCTTGCAAACTTGTCACTTTTTACTTCATCTGATGTAACATTTTCTAACATCAAAGATCATGGAagttcttttaaatttattcaaacATTTCCAATACAAATTCGGGATGGAATACTTCTTCCATTTATTAGTGAATTATGTTCAATTGTAGACAATTATATAAGTGGAAAAGATCCAAAAACATCAAATGTTTCtccaatattttatatattattagccaaatttcttcaaaattttagagaaaaacatttaaattatctattaaatttatcttatgATACATTTAGATTTGAAGAATGTCAAAAATGTTCTTTGGTAGAAGTTagtaatattgaaaatatgaTTGCATTAAAGGCAGAAAGTATTCTTCATAAATTTGTTTCATATCAtggttttaatttatcattattatttgttaaaagtaTTGAATCTAAAGATTGGACTAGTTGTCCTGAATCAAGAGGAGAATCAAGAAGTGTTGTCAAAAGAGTAATGGAACAATTTTTGGATTTAAATAAtcaagtaaaatattttgtagaggataatgatgataaagtaattagtgataatttaaagaatatatcAATAAGTAAAAAACATTTAGATGGAAAGTATGATACTACTTCTTCATATACTAATAGTGTAGTTGACAAACTTTTTGctgaaaaaattgattttttagtacctttagaatttaaaaaatcttcaaTTATGACTGGAgttgttaatatatttttaaaatctacAATGGAAGCTGTTAGATTAGAaacattttctaaaaatggTTATTCACAAATGCAAGTAGATtgtcaaaatttaaaaagtttttttattaaatttgtcAACAATCCAACTACTTTAGATTCTTATTTTGATGAAATTTTATCTGCTGTTATATCAAGACTTATGTTAACACCTTCTAAAACAACAAGTACTAATccatttgattaa
- a CDS encoding GH07373p: MTIFQVTFIILLLFLVNIHFSISTPPYLLSTINDKKIESQYPNCPLECECEKRILPNKEEYFSVYCLNGNLTNNDFFQILKTLSISTNSLEIIAPPESPNTFQWSDNLNKFKFLNKLSLINCQIPAISQSVSLPKLEHLSLRNNNIKHITIHSFSGLRSLKYLDLSHNKIANLPTGAFNFLRQLTGLSLAHNKLTDLATNLLKGPYSLRSLELDGNEIKIKDLNKLLIDVSELERLEINYCFLNDQTISMIDMSIIKKLKRIGIAGNNLTFVPTNLWKKVPQLLEVDLSYNELEYIQPCAFCGANITRIYLGANLLGAKSDTLHPEAFADTNLVELDLSDNLLTKFNSKSLGYAQNTLQILHLSDNDLTEIRGEYIHTLPKLKQLHLADNGIKEIPDILSKDYSQLQFLNLSGNGLSSFPESISFLFPLLKSLDISRNRFNLIPTDILSNFFNQMEQVYLYDNPWDCRCAITNLQQFMLQRMAYRNVLKYDKTLCSQPELVKGLPVHTVIDINDCGIFLGSKFGFTQVNELAILLLLVIAVSVLFSLLILVFYYGRERRHKGTYLTKEGTHSVLSRSINSSIVTRTPTPEKGSYKGFDEMLIPPPPPPPGNLYLHGY, translated from the exons atgaCAATATTTCAAGtgacttttataatattattactatttctagtaaatattcatttttctaTTTCTACACCACCCTACCTATTATCAACaataaatgataagaaaatagAAAGTCAATATCCAAATTGTCCATTAGAATGTGAATgtgaaaaaagaattttaccAAATAAGGAGGAATATTTTTCagtttattgtttaaatggCAATCTTacaaataatgatttttttcaaatattaaaaacactTTCTATCTCTACTAATTCACTTGAAATAATAGCTCCACCTGAATCTCCAAATACCTTTCAATGGTCAGATAATTTAAAcaagtttaaatttttaaataaattatcattaattaattgCCAAATTCCGGCTATCTCTCAATCAGTATCTCTACCAAAACTAGAACATTTATCATTAagaaataacaatattaaacATATTACTATACATTCCTTCTCAGGATTACGTTCTTTAAAATACCTAGACTTATCTCATAATAAGATAGCCAATCTCCCTACAGGAGCCTTTAACTTTTTACGCCAATTAACAGGATTATCATTAGCACACAATAAATTAACTGACTTGGCAACTAATCTACTAAAAGGACCATACTCTTTAAGAAGTTTAGAATTAGACGGAAAtgagataaaaataaaagatttaaataaattactgATAGATGTCTCAGAATTAGAAAGACTAgaaattaattattgttttcTTAATGATCAAACAATTTCAATGATAGATATgtcaataattaaaaaattaaaaagaataggTATTGCTggtaataatttaacatttgtACCAACTAATTTATGGAAAAAAGTTCCTCAATTATTAGAAGTTGACTTATCTTATAATGAATTAGAATACATCCAACCATGTGCTTTTTGTGGAGCTAACATAACAAGAATTTACCTTGGAGCTAATCTTTTGGGAGCCAAGTCTGATACACTTCATCCAGAGGCTTTTGCTGATACAAACTTGGTAGAGCTTGACTTGTCAGATAACTTGCTAACTAAATTTAACTCAAAATCTTTAGGATATGCACAAAATACATTACAAATATTACATCTTTCAGATAACGATCTAACAGAGATAAGAGGAGAATATATTCATACATTACCAAAACTTAAACAGTTACATTTAGCTGATAATGGTATAAAAGAAATTCCTGATATTCTTTCTAAAGATTATTCACAactacaatttttaaatttatctggTAATGGTTTGTCAAGTTTCCCTGAATCAATTAGTTTTTTGTTTCCTTTATTGAAAAGTTTAGATATCTCAAGAAATAGATTTAATCTTATACCTACTGATATTTTGTCtaacttttttaatcaaatggaacag GTATATCTTTACGATAACCCATGGGATTGTCGGTGTGCTATAACAAACTTACAACAATTTATGTTACAAAGAATGGCATATagaaatgttttaaaatatgacaAAACTTTATGTTCACAACCAGAATTAGTTAAAGGTTTACCAGTACATACAGTTATTGATATTAATGATTGTGGAATTTTTCTTGGATCTAAATTTGGTTTTACTCAAGTTAATGAATTAGCTATACTTTTACTATTAGTAATTGCTGTCTCAGTACTATTTTCATTACTTATTcttgttttttattatggACGTGAAAGAAGACATAAAGGAACTTACTTAACCAAAGAAGGAACACATTCTGTATTGAGTAGATCAATTAATTCATCTATTGTTACAAGGACACCAACACCAGAAAAAGGTAGCTATAAAGGTTTTGATGAAATGCTTATTCCACCACCTCCACCCCCACCaggaaatttatatttacatggttattaa